In one Oryza glaberrima chromosome 2, OglaRS2, whole genome shotgun sequence genomic region, the following are encoded:
- the LOC127764050 gene encoding protein LIKE COV 1-like yields MAMGDAKPSAVHIPMPARDRDRDRDRELLLVPPAAVATSASASASAAGRDSDSDDESKPSSASAAAAAAQTGREAFHKVVHSWASKKFMTGCVILFPIAVTFYITWWFFRFVDGFFSPIYAHLGINIFGLGFVTSISFIFVVGVFMSSWLGASILGLGEWFIKRMPFVRHIYNASKQISAAISPDQNKHAFKEVVIIRHPRIGEYAFGFITSEVLLQDYSSEEQMYCVYVPTNHLYIGDIFLVNSSDVIRPNLSVREGIEIVVSGGMSMPQVLSIVETEQNQWSRMRSSRS; encoded by the exons atggCGATGGGCGACGCGAAGCCCTCGGCGGTGCACATCCCGATGCCCGCgcgcgaccgcgaccgcgaccgggaCCGCGAGCTGCTGCTcgtcccgcccgccgccgtcgccacctccgcctccgcctccgcctcggccgcggGCCgtgactccgactccgacgacgAGTCCAAgccttcctccgcctccgccgccgccgccgccgcgcagacCGGCCGTGAG GCGTTTCACAAGGTTGTGCATAGCTGGGCGTCCAAGAAGTTCATGACCGGATG TGTAATCCTCTTTCCAATTGCAGTTACATTCTATATCACATGGTGGTTCTTTCGCTTTGTGGATGGGTTTTTCTCCCCAATATATGCTCATCTTGGAATCAATATATTTG GACTTGGTTTTGTAACTTCAATATCATTCATTTTTGTGGTTGGTGTGTTCATGTCATCTTGGCTGGGGGCATCTATTCTCGGTCTGGGAGAGTGGTTTATAAAGAGAATGCCATTTGTTCGCCATATTTACAATGCATCCAAGCAGATCAGTGCTGCCATTTCACCTG ATCAGAACAAACATGCATTCAAGGAAGTGGTCATTATAAGGCATCCCAGAATTGGCGAATATGCATTTGGATTCATCACTTCGGAAGTTCTACTTCAG GATTATTCCAGTGAGGAACAAATGTACTGTGTATATGTACCAACCAACCATCTCTACATTGGGGACATATTTCTGGTCAACTCAAGTGATGTGATTAGACCAAACTTATCTGTTCGTGAAGGCATCG AGATTGTCGTTTCAGGAGGCATGTCAATGCCTCAAGTTCTATCCATAGTGGAAACGGAGCAGAACCAATGGAGCAGGATGAGATCTAGTCGAAGCTAA
- the LOC127761575 gene encoding uncharacterized protein LOC127761575 — protein MLEGKARVEDTDMPARMQEAATSAASRALDLFDVADCRAIAGHIKAEFDKRYGVGWQCVVGANFGCFFTHTSGTFIYFSLERLSFLLFKAAAAAAIAAS, from the exons ATGCTGGAGGGGAAGGCGCGGGTGGAGGACACGGACATGCCGGCGCGGATGCAGGAGGCGGCCACCTCCGCGGCGTCCCGCGCGCTCGACCTCTTCGACGTCGCCGActgccgcgccatcgccggACACATCAAGGCG GAGTTCGACAAGAGGTACGGGGTGGGGTGGCAGTGCGTGGTGGGCGCAAACTTCGGCTGCTTCTTCACCCACACCAGCGGCACCTTCATCTACTTCTCCCTCGAgcgcctctccttcctcctcttcaaggccgccgccgccgccgccatcgccgcctcctaa
- the LOC127763622 gene encoding subtilisin-like protease SBT3.4, which yields MEFRSAFCRSALLLVLLVLLPLSASASTKLYIVYMGEKKHDDPSMVTASHHDALTFVIGSKDGAMKSIVYSYKHGFSGFAAMLTESQAEELAKYPGVINVKPNTYGKAHTTRSWDFLGLNYYEKSGLLKDAMYGEDIIIGVVDTGIWPESPSFNDDGYGPVPARWKGVCQTGDAFNITNCNRKIIGARWYSAGATDDMLKGEYMSPRDFHGHGTHTASTIAGGQVWNVSHHQGGLGAGVARGGAPRARVAVYKVCWGVGGNFGDAAVLAAVDDAINDGVDVLSLSLGGPNEIHGTLHAVARGITVVFAGGNDGPTSQSVQNTVPWVITVAAATIDRTFPTTISLGNNEKLLGQSLYYNATVSSIKFHSLVVVDGQSSAINFTGNVVLWPEPYNIRNDTINLLAKEGVKGIIFAQGNTVNVLEILDACNGIMPCAVVDKEIANRIASYATSTSMPVVKVSPAVTVVGNGVLSPRVAGFSSRGPGTKFPGILKPDIAAPGASILAAVGDSYKFMSGTSMACPHVSAVVALLKSVHPDWSPAMIKSAIVTTASVTDRFGMPIQAEGSARKVADPFDFGGGHIEPNKAIDPGLVYDIDPKDYTKFFNCSLDPQEGCKSYMGKLYQLNLPSIAVPDLKDSVIVWRTVTNVGGSEANYKVVVEAPAGVNVVVEPQVITFAKGGSQSATFKVTFTARQRVQGGYTFGSLTWLDDNTHSVRIPVAVRTIIQDFVSDTA from the exons ATGGAGTTTAGATCAGCTTTCTGTCGTTCTGCGCTGCTACTTGTCCTCTTGGTTTTGCTCCCCCTTTCAGCTAGCGCATCAACCAAA CTCTACATCGTGTACATGGGGGAGAAGAAACACGACGATCCATCCATGGTTACCGCATCGCACCATGATGCCCTTACTTTTGTTATTGGGAG TAAGGATGGAGCCATGAAGTCTATTGTGTACAGTTACAAGCATGGTTTTTCTGGATTCGCCGCGATGCTCACCGAATCCCAAGCTGAGGAACTTGCAA AATACCCTGGAGTTATCAATGTGAAACCTAACACTTATGGGAAAGCCCACACGACTCGAAGCTGGGACTTTCTTGGTCTCAACTACTATGAAAAATCGGGTCTTCTTAAAGATGCTATGTATGGGGAAGATATTATCATCGGCGTCGTCGATACAG GGATATGGCCTGAATCACCTAGCTTCAATGACGATGGGTATGGCCCTGTGCCTGCACGGTGGAAAGGTGTCTGCCAGACCGGTGATGCATTCAACATCACGAATTGCAACCGAAAGATCATCGGGGCACGGTGGTACTCTGCCGGTGCTACCGACGATATGCTGAAGGGCGAGTACATGTCACCGAGAGACTTCCACGGCCATGGCACGCATACTGCCTCGACGATCGCCGGTGGCCAGGTGTGGAACGTGAGCCACCACCAAGGTGGCCTTGGCGCCGGCGTGGCGCGTGGCGGAGCGCCTCGCGCACGTGTAGCAGTATACAAGGTTTGCTGGGGTGTGGGCGGAAATTTCGGTGATGCTGCGGTCCTCGCGGCCGTCGACGACGCCATAAACGATGGTGTGGACGTGTTGTCACTGTCGTTAGGAGGGCCTAACGAGATCCACGGGACTCTGCATGCTGTGGCCCGGGGGATCACTGTGGTATTCGCCGGCGGGAACGACGGTCCCACATCACAGTCGGTGCAGAACACTGTACCATGGGTCATCACCGTGgccgctgccaccatcgatcgGACCTTTCCAACCACCATATCGCTCGGGAACAATGAGAAATTGCTG GGACAATCTCTTTACTACAATGCAACAGTGAGCAGCATCAAATTTCATTCGCTTGTAGTTGTTGATGGACAATCTAG CGCGATCAACTTCACCGGCAATGTCGTGCTGTGGCCGGAGCCGTACAACATTAGAAACGACACCATTAACCTTTTGGCCAAGGAAGGCGTCAAGGGCATCATCTTCGCGCAGGGCAATACAGTCAATGTTCTTGAAATCCTGGACGCCTGCAATGGCATAATGCCCTGTGCGGTTGTTGACAAAGAGATTGCAAATAGAATTGCCTCCTATGCGACCAGCACAAG CATGCCCGTCGTGAAGGTGTCTCCGGCTGTCACCGTGGTCGGCAATGGGGTGCTATCGCCAAGGGTCGCAGGGTTCTCGTCAAGAGGACCGGGCACCAAGTTTCCCGGCATACTGAAG CCTGACATAGCTGCACCCGGGGCCAGCATACTGGCAGCTGTGGGCGACTCTTACAAGTTCATGTCCGGGACATCCATGGCATGCCCTCATGTCTCGGCAGTGGTGGCACTGCTCAAGTCGGTTCACCCAGACTGGTCACCTGCCATGATCAAGTCTGCCATTGTCACTACAG CATCAGTGACGGACCGTTTTGGTATGCCAATTCAAGCTGAGGGATCAGCAAGAAAAGTGGCCGACCCTTTCGACTTCGGCGGCGGCCACATAGAGCCAAACAAGGCAATCGACCCTGGCCTAGTGTATGACATCGACCCAAAAGACTATACAAAGTTCTTTAACTGCTCCCTCGACCCCCAGGAAGGCTGCAAGTCCTACATGGGGAAGCTCTACCAACTCAACCTCCCATCCATCGCTGTGCCAGACCTCAAGGACTCAGTTATAGTCTGGCGCACTGTCACCAACGTTGGAGGGTCAGAAGCAAATTACAAGGTGGTGGTTGAAGCACCAGCTGGGGTGAATGTTGTTGTGGAGCCTCAGGTGATCACTTTCGCTAAAGGTGGTAGTCAAAGTGCAACATTTAAAGTCACATTTACAGCAAGGCAGAGAGTACAAGGTGGATATACATTTGGGAGCTTGACATGGCTAGACGATAATACACACTCGGTGAGGATTCCGGTAGCAGTACGGACTATAATCCAGGACTTTGTTTCAGATACCGCGTAA